The nucleotide sequence TTTAAattcatacaaaccagaaaaaatggcaAAGCGGTGTGTGGAGATTATATCCAGATCAACACAGAATCCAGTTGCGTATATAGGACTATCAGCTGGTAAATTTATACAAGCTAAAGGTAGTGAAAATTTCATGAACTTCTTTAAAGCAAGCAATTCAGAACATGACCAGAAAATAAGCGTTCAACCAGAAAATACAGATATGGAATGTATAAAACTAACAAGTAATACTATTGAAACAATAACGGATACTTTGAAGATTAGCAAAAATATTGGTATGATTTCTAATATGAATGAAACAAAGAATGTatcaaacagtagattaaaaagTGCGGTACAAAATTCTAACAGCAGTGTCAAATTAAATGAAGAAATTCCTAATAAGGAAATAGATTGGTCACCTACTTCTAGAAGATTAAATACTTTAATAACGTCTTTAAACGaacgaaataagaaaaaaacaGTTTATGAGAAGAAAATCAATAATTCTAATTTAAACAAGTCCTTACATCAAAATCAGTTTGAAggatcattttttttaaatatttttaatccagAAGAAAATAAGTTTAAAGGCGTACACATAAAAGAAACTGCTGTATTAACTGAACTTAATGAAAATGTTGATATTGAATACGAAAAGtttaatgaaaatattacagaaaaggttaatattgaaaatgattgcaatatACCGAAAGAAAAATTACATATAAACAATAAAAGTACCGATTTTAAGGGACATGAAAATATTACATCTAATAATAAAACTAACTCTGATAAATTAGACGTTGATAAAGCACAGTGCAGTTATAGAGAATCTGTGCAAACATCTTCAAATGCAGTAATAAGTGGAAACAATATAGAGATTAATTCGCGAAGTACTATAAAATTAGAAGAAATATTTCctgatttaaataatattgatccaaacgtggTTGCATTGTTACCTTTGAATTTACAAAAAGAAGCGAAATTATACATGAAAATACAAAATAGAGAGACTAATACAAGGGAAACTTTAACAAGAAATTCAAAGGTAAAAGGTAAATCTAAAACTAATGTCACAAaggggaagaagaagaagagcaaTGGCATTTATAGTTTCCTAGTCAAAAGAGATTTGCCTAATGTTACTGATGTTCCACCCATACGCTGTGTACATTGTCGTGAAATGATAGCCGCTTCAAAATACAACGAACATTGTGATTTTCATGTGGCTGAAAATCTGCAAAAAGAATTAAATAATTCAATGTTACACATTGTAAATATAGAGAGAAAAGTAGATACATACGAAGTAAATTCAAATTCCATGAAACGTCGTTCGAATGACGATATTTTAAAGCCTGAAAAAAGTTATAAATCTACATCATTTCTTTCACATTCAAtttgatatattttaattactttAACAAATTATAAAATGTAGCAAAGTTTAAGTACGGATTCTCATATCTTTTATTTAAAACTGAAATAGCTTTCATGcttgaattattatttaaaatatttgaaacattttgtaATAGTGCGTATAGTCATGGTATTATTTACACTGTAatgtaaataagaatttttctaTGCGttcaaaattaatgttttacttaaaaagtataataattgatctttctttctccgTCGCTTTAAATCGATTCAGATTTTAAGTGTACCTGAAATAAATGAGTTACGTTATATtcgatttcaatttttatttgtagTAGAGTTgaaatcttttatttatttctttaagGCAATGACTAGTAATGACGaagtatatataataaaaaaataattattaattgcgTTGGATAGAGAATCTCACTGTAAAAGACAGATTAATAAATGTAAGACTTTAACGATAGATCTGtacgaaaaataaaaagtattagtatgtttttatttaatagagttagaaatttgtaaaacattttgtatgttcatattaataaaaaatcaaatcaTATTACGTATTTTCCATGCTTTTTATTTACATATTCCTTTACTTTTCCcattaatttcttaatttttataaattctaaagTTCTATAATCCCTTATAACTActtcaaatattattcgaatctaATTAAGTTCTTCAATCATTCCTCTATACACTATTACATGTAATTAATAAGTTATAAACGATTACTGAAAACGATTCTTATTCAAATATTGCGCTAAAAAGCGCAAAaacagtatcgccatctaatgtcagggattcgtactatccggagtacagatcccctctcgccccccacgatttggtgcaaacgtatagtatcgccatctaataaCAGGATTTGAACTAAAAAAatcgtgccaggatcacagaatgtgtgaggaggtatccggagtacaggttcccccactcctcctactcctGATATACACTACCTTGATTATTCGCTAATTACTCCTATCCTGGGATTAAAACATGAACTTTTAGAATTTAAGAATGtagtatagacccttggcaagattcaaggatagtttttaGAACCATTCAGCCAGTAATTAAGACGCtattaacgaatatcggaagtcggaacaTTTACGGCTATATCACTGTCtgctttaatcgatgaattatcaactttCCAACAATAGCACACATATTTTGGCTATTAGAGAATCAAGTAGACATCCCTGGCAACGTTCAAGGACCGATTTTGCAACGCTCCATggtctaattaattagttattagcgataaATCCCTAAGGTGTCGCGTGAAAAGGTTAGAAACCGTGTGCCGACTTCCGATAttggttaataactatttaataacgcGTGGAATGGTTCCGATAGgtatccttgaatcttgccaagggtctatactatattcttaaactctaaaagttcatattttaatcCCAGGAAGAGAGTAATTAGTAAATTAACGAGCAGTAGTTCATTAAAACCGTGATTTATATTGTGGCGCCAACTAGTGGCGAAAACAGCGTACTATGTGCTTCTCGACTTGTAATAAATTGTTGctcttttatttattaattatgcCTTTCCTGGGAATaaattatgaacttttagagtttaagaatatagtatagacccttggcaagattcaaggatacCTATCGGAACCATTCCACgcgttattaaatagttattaaccaaTATCGGAAGTCGGCACACGGTTTCTAACCTTTTCACGCGACACCTTAGGGATttatcgctaataactaattaattagaccATGGAGCGTTGCAAAATCGGTCCTTGAACGTTGCCAGGGATGTCTACTTGATTCTCTAATAGCCAAAATATGTGTGCTATTGTTGGaaagttgataattcatcgattaaagcaGACAGTGATATAGCCGTAAAtgttccgacttccgatattcgttaataGCGTCTTAATTACTGGCTGAATGATTCtaaaaactatccttgaatcttgccaagggtctatactaCATTCTTAAATTCTAAAAGTTCATGTTTTAATCCCAGGATAGGAGTAATTAGCGAATAATCAAGGTAGTGTATATCaggagtaggaggagtgggggaacctgtactccggatacctcctcacacattctgtgatcctggcacgatTTTTTTAGTTCAAATCCTGttattagatggcgatactatacgtttgcaccaaatcgtggggggcgagaggggatctgtACTCCGGATAGTACAAATCCCTGACATTAGATAGCGATACTGTTTTTGCACTTTTTAGCGCATGTACTAACTTACCTGTTTGTAAATAAAGCGatctaataaaaaaataacaaaaatcatGACATTTGCCGAATTAAACTTAAACTTATGGATTGTTAATCAATGTCACTCTCTAGGTACGTATCGACTTAAATGTCGATTAAATTGAAAAGCAGAGAAAATTATTGTGTTACCATTTATTATAGGTTTGAAAAAGCCTACACCAATTCAACAAAGTTGTATCCCAAAAATATTAGCAGGTAGTGATTGTATTGGTTGTGCAAAAACTGGCAGCGGTAAAACACTTGCATTTGTGCTTCCTATATTACAGAAATTATCAGAAGATCCTTATGGTATATTTGCTCTTGTTTTAACTCCTACAAGAGAGCTTGCTTTTCAAGTATGTTTAATAAAATATCTATATACTAAACAGTTCATATTAATCTTTTTTTGGAAAATTTGGCAAATATGGCCAGCctaaaattgtataataatacatTGAAGAAATGTAATTTAACCATATTTATCAAATATTCCATTTTATGTTTGTAAACAATATAGTAGAAACTTTTACATGTAGATTGCAGATCAGTTTTCAGCAATAGGAAAATCTATTGGTTTAAAAAAATGTGTAATTGTTGGTGGAATGGATATGGTTGTACAAGGCTTGGAGTTATCAAGGCATCCACATATAGTTGTTGCAACCCCAGGGCGTTTGGCAGATCATTTAGAAAGTTGCAATACATTTTCTCTGAAGAGAATTAAATTCTTAGTTATAGATGAAGCTGACAGACTTTTAGGAGGTcattttgatagtcagttgaaaACTGTATTTGGTGCTTTGCCTCAGAAAAAGCAAGTTCTCCTTTTTAGTGCAACAATGACAGATACTCTTGATAAAGTGAAACATATTGCATCTAGTGAGGTATTATGAAATTTCATTTACAAGGTATAGCCAAATAAACATGGTACTTTCAGCATGCTTATTCAGCTACatcctttaatattaaaatagacAAACAAAGCATATAGCTATATTAATCATGTTTCAAGGTTTTTATGTGGGAATCTAAGGATGATTCTGGCATAGCTACAGTAAAAGAACTTGATCAACGTTATGTACTTTGTCCAAGTGATGTTTGTGATTCTTTTTTAGTAGAAGTAGTTAGAACATTTCGAACAACCAACAAGGATGGGTCAATAATGATATTTACAGATACTTGCAAGTAAACTGAAAATATTCACATATGATATATTCATTAATATATGTTGAGCATGAACAATAGTTATTACATATTATTTTTTAGGCATTGTCAGTTGTTGTCTATGACATTAAATGATATTGGCTTTAAAAATGTGGCTCTACATGCAATGGTAAAACAGAAAGATCGTCTTGCAGCACTTAATCAGTTTAAATCAaatcatataaaaattttaatagctaCAGATGTTGCAGCAAGAGGTTTAGATATTCCTACAGTTGAATTAGTTATAAATCATACTGTACCAAATGTACCAAAGGAATACATTCATAGAGTTGGTAGAACAGCTAGAGCAGGCAAAGGAGGTATGGCAATTACTCTGATAACACCATACGACATCAAATTACTGCATGCCATTGAGGATACAATTGGGACAAAATTAACAGAATACAAAGTTAATggtaacatttttttaatttattatataatcgACTAAAAGACAAAAATGCATTAAAATAATCTTTCCGAACAGATAAGGAAATAGTCACAATCATAACACAAATATCTGTTGCTAAACGAGAAGCTGAAATGAGATTAGATGAAACAGACTTTTATGAAAAGAAGATGATTAATAAGCGTAAAAAGCTCATTCTTGAAGGAAAAGATTTAGATGAAATTGAGGAAATATTGGAGAATAATACATCTGATACATCAAAGAAACGGAAAAAGAAACTTGTCAAAAATACACGTAATGCAAATAAGTGATTAACTTCAGATTTTATTATCtggaaaatatatatattgtataaatattaacaaattaagcTATTGTTTAATGAACAATTAATATTTAGTATATGGAAGGCACATATTTATGTTATGTACTGTATAACatacaaatataattattttataaaaattactgttttgtatttcaaaaataagaaaatatccgTTTGTATAAATTCGTATGTGttaaacaataattttgttaaacaaGTACAAAATAGCTATAAAATATGTAGTCTATGAAATATTCTCTTTTGTCCTCTtcattaaacattaataactgtagaatcatattttcaattaaagcataagaaatatttctatttacagTTATACACAGCCAAAGATAACTCGTTAAAGATTTTTAATTGATTATGAATGTAACACAACTGATATTTGTTTTTCTTCAAATTAATTCAAATGAATCAAGGAACTACATATTCAGTGAGCATCATAATATATCACTTAAGAGTGTAAGTAATTACATATTATATTGCACATTTAGAGACGTGCTCTCATTTTTTCTTCATTTTGAATTAAATGTAATTCATTCAAGAAAGCATAAAGTTCTCCAACATATTCTTTTGGATGTTTTTGGAAGTGTCCAACATGTGGTGATTTCTCAAATATTTTGACATAAGTCTGAAAGATAGAAATGTCAAAATAACGAAGTActattttattttgcatatttataaatattacctTCACACCCAAAGATTCCCATTGATTGCGTACTCTCATATTATTAGTTATTGTACCAACAGGATCCGTTTTACTTACAAAAAATAATGCTGGACTGTGTACTAAATTCGAATGAAATAATTGACTAGATCGTATATAATACTGTGTAGATTGTTTATAAAATGTCGTCATATGGTACCTGTGAATCATTTTAATGTGCATTAAATTAAACATACTGAAAATTTTGAGATACATatgaaaataattacaattaaaaCTCAACTCACTCTAAATATGTTTGTAATACATTt is from Colletes latitarsis isolate SP2378_abdomen chromosome 4, iyColLati1, whole genome shotgun sequence and encodes:
- the Dnapol-eta gene encoding DNA polymerase eta isoform X2, with protein sequence MRGEEAKEKCQDLILASVPCLRGKSDTSRYRSAGREVIDVIRKHCNVVERASVDEAYLDLTDIINKRMLTNSTISTEHLITQLSNTFVVGYSEVGKNNEEDRSKGTKAWISNIFEELEDVQAQKLAIAGVIVEELRDNIFKTTGFKCSAGIAQNKILAKLACGLHKPNRQTILPADAVSSLYSSLPVKKVRNLGGKFGDVVVESLNCNVMGDLLQYSLQYLQKRFDDKTGLWLYNIARGIDNEPVTMRLVSKSIGACKKFPGKQAITSLDVLKHWAGELSAEVCERLEQDLEENERRATLLTICYHYYQNKTVVSQSRSCTLNSYKPEKMAKRCVEIISRSTQNPVAYIGLSAGKFIQAKGSENFMNFFKASNSEHDQKISVQPENTDMECIKLTSNTIETITDTLKISKNIGMISNMNETKNVSNSRLKSAVQNSNSSVKLNEEIPNKEIDWSPTSRRLNTLITSLNERNKKKTVYEKKINNSNLNKSLHQNQFEGSFFLNIFNPEENKFKGVHIKETAVLTELNENVDIEYEKFNENITEKVNIENDCNIPKEKLHINNKSTDFKGHENITSNNKTNSDKLDVDKAQCSYRESVQTSSNAVISGNNIEINSRSTIKLEEIFPDLNNIDPNVVALLPLNLQKEAKLYMKIQNRETNTRETLTRNSKVKGKSKTNVTKGKKKKSNGIYSFLVKRDLPNVTDVPPIRCVHCREMIAASKYNEHCDFHVAENLQKELNNSMLHIVNIERKVDTYEVNSNSMKRRSNDDILKPEKSYKSTSFLSHSI
- the Dnapol-eta gene encoding DNA polymerase eta isoform X1, with the protein product MANSNNDRIVVLIDMDCFFCQVETKLRPEYLGKPLAVVQYNQWKLGGIIAVNYEAREYGVTRHMRGEEAKEKCQDLILASVPCLRGKSDTSRYRSAGREVIDVIRKHCNVVERASVDEAYLDLTDIINKRMLTNSTISTEHLITQLSNTFVVGYSEVGKNNEEDRSKGTKAWISNIFEELEDVQAQKLAIAGVIVEELRDNIFKTTGFKCSAGIAQNKILAKLACGLHKPNRQTILPADAVSSLYSSLPVKKVRNLGGKFGDVVVESLNCNVMGDLLQYSLQYLQKRFDDKTGLWLYNIARGIDNEPVTMRLVSKSIGACKKFPGKQAITSLDVLKHWAGELSAEVCERLEQDLEENERRATLLTICYHYYQNKTVVSQSRSCTLNSYKPEKMAKRCVEIISRSTQNPVAYIGLSAGKFIQAKGSENFMNFFKASNSEHDQKISVQPENTDMECIKLTSNTIETITDTLKISKNIGMISNMNETKNVSNSRLKSAVQNSNSSVKLNEEIPNKEIDWSPTSRRLNTLITSLNERNKKKTVYEKKINNSNLNKSLHQNQFEGSFFLNIFNPEENKFKGVHIKETAVLTELNENVDIEYEKFNENITEKVNIENDCNIPKEKLHINNKSTDFKGHENITSNNKTNSDKLDVDKAQCSYRESVQTSSNAVISGNNIEINSRSTIKLEEIFPDLNNIDPNVVALLPLNLQKEAKLYMKIQNRETNTRETLTRNSKVKGKSKTNVTKGKKKKSNGIYSFLVKRDLPNVTDVPPIRCVHCREMIAASKYNEHCDFHVAENLQKELNNSMLHIVNIERKVDTYEVNSNSMKRRSNDDILKPEKSYKSTSFLSHSI
- the Dnapol-eta gene encoding DNA polymerase eta isoform X3 gives rise to the protein MLTNSTISTEHLITQLSNTFVVGYSEVGKNNEEDRSKGTKAWISNIFEELEDVQAQKLAIAGVIVEELRDNIFKTTGFKCSAGIAQNKILAKLACGLHKPNRQTILPADAVSSLYSSLPVKKVRNLGGKFGDVVVESLNCNVMGDLLQYSLQYLQKRFDDKTGLWLYNIARGIDNEPVTMRLVSKSIGACKKFPGKQAITSLDVLKHWAGELSAEVCERLEQDLEENERRATLLTICYHYYQNKTVVSQSRSCTLNSYKPEKMAKRCVEIISRSTQNPVAYIGLSAGKFIQAKGSENFMNFFKASNSEHDQKISVQPENTDMECIKLTSNTIETITDTLKISKNIGMISNMNETKNVSNSRLKSAVQNSNSSVKLNEEIPNKEIDWSPTSRRLNTLITSLNERNKKKTVYEKKINNSNLNKSLHQNQFEGSFFLNIFNPEENKFKGVHIKETAVLTELNENVDIEYEKFNENITEKVNIENDCNIPKEKLHINNKSTDFKGHENITSNNKTNSDKLDVDKAQCSYRESVQTSSNAVISGNNIEINSRSTIKLEEIFPDLNNIDPNVVALLPLNLQKEAKLYMKIQNRETNTRETLTRNSKVKGKSKTNVTKGKKKKSNGIYSFLVKRDLPNVTDVPPIRCVHCREMIAASKYNEHCDFHVAENLQKELNNSMLHIVNIERKVDTYEVNSNSMKRRSNDDILKPEKSYKSTSFLSHSI
- the Dbp45a gene encoding putative ATP-dependent RNA helicase Dbp45A is translated as MTFAELNLNLWIVNQCHSLGLKKPTPIQQSCIPKILAGSDCIGCAKTGSGKTLAFVLPILQKLSEDPYGIFALVLTPTRELAFQIADQFSAIGKSIGLKKCVIVGGMDMVVQGLELSRHPHIVVATPGRLADHLESCNTFSLKRIKFLVIDEADRLLGGHFDSQLKTVFGALPQKKQVLLFSATMTDTLDKVKHIASSEVFMWESKDDSGIATVKELDQRYVLCPSDVCDSFLVEVVRTFRTTNKDGSIMIFTDTCKHCQLLSMTLNDIGFKNVALHAMVKQKDRLAALNQFKSNHIKILIATDVAARGLDIPTVELVINHTVPNVPKEYIHRVGRTARAGKGGMAITLITPYDIKLLHAIEDTIGTKLTEYKVNDKEIVTIITQISVAKREAEMRLDETDFYEKKMINKRKKLILEGKDLDEIEEILENNTSDTSKKRKKKLVKNTRNANK